In one window of Zhongshania aliphaticivorans DNA:
- a CDS encoding dUTP diphosphatase: MLGLQNSMNTKVHSDWMGQGYAWYRAAWIECGELMDHYGYKWWKKQQPDLAQVQLEVVDIWHFGMSALFREGVDIDALADEILLELEGYEATDIGVLEATEILAEYCLRTKGFSVALFWDLMTAAELSFEDLYKQYVGKNVLNFFRQDHGYKEGGYIKIWQGREDNEHLVEILAQADVMSTQFADDVYKGLASRYPKD, translated from the coding sequence ATGCTGGGCTTGCAAAACAGTATGAATACTAAAGTACATAGCGATTGGATGGGTCAAGGCTACGCATGGTATCGCGCCGCATGGATTGAGTGTGGTGAGTTAATGGACCATTACGGCTATAAATGGTGGAAAAAGCAACAACCTGACCTAGCGCAAGTTCAACTTGAAGTGGTTGATATTTGGCATTTTGGAATGAGCGCTTTATTTCGCGAAGGGGTTGATATAGATGCCTTGGCAGATGAGATCCTGCTTGAGCTGGAGGGCTATGAGGCTACTGATATTGGTGTGTTGGAAGCAACCGAAATATTGGCAGAATATTGCTTGCGGACGAAAGGTTTCTCGGTGGCGCTGTTCTGGGATCTAATGACGGCAGCTGAACTGAGTTTTGAGGACCTTTATAAGCAGTATGTAGGTAAAAATGTGTTGAATTTTTTCCGCCAAGATCATGGTTATAAAGAAGGTGGTTATATAAAAATATGGCAAGGGCGAGAAGATAACGAGCATTTGGTTGAAATTCTTGCTCAGGCAGATGTGATGTCTACTCAGTTTGCAGATGATGTCTACAAAGGGTTAGCTAGCCGTTACCCCAAGGATTAA
- a CDS encoding ABC transporter permease: MTIAEQWVAFYTIVRKEIRRFLRIWMQTLLPPAITMSLYFVIFGALIGSRIGQMGGFTYMEFVVPGLIMMSVITNAYSNVVSSFFGAKFQRFVEEILVSPMSNNIVLWGYVIGGVSRGLLVGLIVTMLSLFFTSLHIQHLGVTVAIVLMTSILFSLAGFINAVFANNFDDVSIVPVFVLTPLTYLGGVFYSIDLLPDFWAGVSRLNPMLYIVNAFRYGVLGVSDVNVTTAFIMVAAFTLAAYAYCMYLLSSGKRLRQ; encoded by the coding sequence ATGACAATAGCAGAACAGTGGGTAGCGTTTTATACCATTGTCCGCAAAGAAATTCGGCGTTTTTTGCGTATTTGGATGCAAACTTTGTTACCGCCAGCCATTACGATGTCTTTATATTTTGTAATATTTGGCGCGTTAATTGGATCTCGAATAGGGCAGATGGGCGGCTTTACTTACATGGAGTTTGTGGTGCCCGGTTTGATTATGATGTCTGTAATCACCAATGCCTACTCCAACGTGGTGTCATCTTTTTTTGGTGCAAAATTTCAGCGCTTTGTTGAGGAGATACTGGTGTCACCAATGTCGAATAATATTGTGTTATGGGGCTATGTGATTGGCGGTGTGTCTCGCGGATTGTTGGTTGGCTTGATTGTCACGATGTTATCTTTATTTTTTACTAGTTTGCATATACAGCATTTGGGCGTCACAGTCGCGATTGTATTGATGACATCCATTTTGTTTTCTTTAGCTGGTTTTATAAACGCGGTATTTGCTAACAACTTTGATGATGTATCAATAGTTCCGGTATTTGTATTAACGCCGTTAACCTATCTCGGAGGAGTGTTTTACTCCATAGATTTGTTACCCGATTTTTGGGCCGGGGTATCCCGTCTGAACCCAATGCTCTACATTGTTAATGCCTTCCGCTACGGTGTGTTGGGGGTGTCAGATGTGAATGTTACAACTGCGTTTATCATGGTTGCCGCATTTACCCTCGCAGCTTACGCTTATTGCATGTATTTACTCTCTAGTGGCAAGCGTTTACGCCAATAA
- a CDS encoding glycosyl transferase family protein — MQEEHPFAKYLRILGKGKTGTRSLSEAEAYDAMTMILRSEVEDVQLGAFLMLLRVKEESHEELAGFVKAVRDSISAPAIAVDLDWASYAGKRRQLPWYLLAALALADSGLKVFMHGAAGHTAERIYSETVLNMIGETTASDWTSVKDKLAKCNFAYLPLSQFSPALQRMIDLRQQFGLRSPVHTLSRLLNPLSADYSLQSIFHPAYAESHQQAAALLGQPHAAVFKGEAGEVERKPEAVCRVKMVHHDQLTDAEWPKLLDGRQEKLVSLDINNLISVWRGESDDQYGHLAIQGTIAIAIQLRAPELTHNVCLERAEQIWQNRNPSRLSPR, encoded by the coding sequence ATGCAGGAAGAACACCCATTTGCTAAATATCTCCGCATATTAGGTAAGGGAAAAACAGGAACGCGCTCCCTAAGTGAAGCTGAAGCCTACGATGCCATGACAATGATTTTGCGCAGCGAAGTGGAAGACGTACAGCTTGGCGCCTTTCTGATGCTTTTACGCGTTAAAGAAGAAAGCCATGAAGAGTTAGCCGGCTTTGTTAAAGCAGTACGTGATTCTATCTCAGCACCCGCGATAGCTGTCGATCTCGACTGGGCCAGCTACGCAGGCAAACGCAGGCAGCTGCCCTGGTATTTACTTGCCGCCCTAGCCCTTGCCGACAGTGGCTTAAAGGTTTTCATGCATGGTGCCGCTGGTCATACAGCTGAACGAATTTACAGCGAAACCGTGCTGAACATGATCGGCGAGACAACTGCGAGCGACTGGACTAGCGTTAAAGATAAGCTCGCCAAATGTAATTTCGCCTACCTCCCCTTATCGCAATTTTCACCTGCATTACAACGAATGATAGATTTAAGGCAGCAATTTGGCTTGCGCTCTCCGGTTCACACACTGTCACGGCTACTAAACCCGCTATCCGCAGATTACTCATTACAGAGTATTTTTCACCCAGCTTACGCTGAAAGTCACCAACAAGCCGCCGCGCTACTAGGGCAACCTCACGCAGCCGTCTTTAAAGGGGAAGCTGGCGAAGTAGAACGCAAACCTGAAGCCGTATGCCGAGTAAAAATGGTCCACCACGACCAACTAACTGACGCTGAGTGGCCCAAACTTTTGGATGGCCGACAAGAGAAACTAGTATCATTAGATATCAACAACCTTATTAGTGTGTGGCGAGGTGAATCAGATGATCAGTACGGACACTTAGCAATTCAGGGAACTATTGCTATCGCTATACAATTACGGGCACCAGAACTCACACATAATGTTTGCCTTGAGCGTGCAGAGCAGATTTGGCAAAACCGTAACCCATCACGCCTCTCTCCCCGCTGA
- a CDS encoding PA2817 family protein gives MTTRLAYHQQLNDALYELCAQTVPLQNTNIKESNEELLSLFSALELCFANGDDYTPIGQQIITRIVSHYPAITPQVHRDLFWFYGGDCLHFLSDDEIQKYQTLEERYYDLSKTDSDACYRNLRAQIFNMH, from the coding sequence GTGACAACACGTCTAGCTTACCACCAACAACTCAATGACGCGCTTTACGAACTATGCGCTCAGACAGTACCTCTACAAAATACCAACATCAAAGAAAGTAATGAAGAGCTGCTTAGCCTGTTTTCCGCACTAGAACTATGCTTTGCTAATGGCGACGATTATACCCCCATTGGCCAACAAATAATTACGCGTATCGTTAGTCACTACCCCGCTATTACCCCACAAGTGCACCGCGACTTATTTTGGTTTTATGGTGGCGACTGCCTGCATTTTTTAAGCGACGACGAAATACAAAAATACCAAACTTTAGAAGAACGTTATTACGATTTGTCCAAGACAGACAGCGATGCATGCTATAGAAACTTACGCGCTCAAATTTTTAATATGCATTAA
- a CDS encoding pyridoxal phosphate-dependent aminotransferase — protein MSHHLKSKKLNNVCYEIRGPVLQRANELEEEGHRILKLNIGNPAPFGFNAPDEIIQDVIRMLPDSEGYSDSKGLYSARKAIMQECQKIGIPNVGVNDIYLGNGASELISMATQALLNQGDEVLIPAPDYPLWTAVVSLSGATPIHYICDEDNDWQPSIDDIVSKITPNTKAIVIINPNNPTGAVYSRDMLQQLVAIAEAHNLVVFADEIYSKILYDDAVHIPLASLDADVLCLTFNGLSKAYRLAGFRSGWLIVSGAKERAADYIEGLNILSSMRLCANVPAQHAIQTALGGYQSINELILPGGRLLEQRDLAYKMLNEIPGVSCTKPAGAIYMFPRLDPEIYPVRDDEQLVLDLLNQEKILLVQGSGFNWHKPDHLRIVFLPNKIDLADAIARFANFLSGYRKQLAGAKSA, from the coding sequence ATGAGCCATCATTTAAAATCGAAAAAATTAAATAACGTCTGCTATGAAATTCGTGGGCCAGTATTACAACGCGCTAACGAGCTTGAGGAGGAAGGACACCGAATTCTCAAGTTGAACATTGGCAACCCAGCGCCATTTGGTTTTAACGCCCCTGACGAGATCATTCAAGACGTAATCCGCATGCTGCCGGACAGTGAAGGTTACAGCGATTCCAAGGGCCTATACAGCGCACGTAAAGCCATCATGCAGGAATGCCAAAAGATTGGTATTCCCAACGTTGGCGTCAATGATATATACCTAGGCAATGGTGCCAGTGAATTAATCAGCATGGCCACCCAGGCATTGCTTAATCAAGGCGATGAAGTTCTCATCCCTGCCCCAGACTACCCTCTCTGGACAGCAGTGGTGTCGTTATCAGGCGCTACACCTATTCATTATATTTGCGACGAAGATAATGACTGGCAACCCTCTATTGACGACATAGTGAGTAAAATCACGCCTAATACCAAGGCCATCGTTATTATCAACCCCAACAATCCAACCGGCGCGGTGTACAGCCGTGACATGCTACAACAACTGGTAGCCATTGCAGAGGCACACAACCTGGTTGTTTTTGCTGACGAGATATACAGCAAGATTTTATATGATGATGCGGTTCACATTCCCCTCGCCAGCCTTGATGCCGATGTTTTATGCCTGACATTCAACGGCCTATCAAAAGCTTATAGACTCGCAGGTTTCCGCAGTGGCTGGTTGATTGTTTCAGGTGCAAAAGAACGTGCAGCAGATTACATTGAAGGGCTAAACATTCTGTCTTCAATGCGACTTTGCGCAAACGTACCTGCCCAGCACGCAATTCAAACTGCATTAGGCGGATATCAGAGCATTAATGAGTTAATTCTGCCGGGAGGAAGACTACTGGAGCAGCGAGATCTAGCGTATAAAATGCTAAACGAAATACCCGGAGTGAGCTGTACCAAGCCTGCAGGTGCTATTTACATGTTTCCGCGCTTAGATCCTGAAATATATCCGGTACGCGATGATGAACAATTAGTATTAGACTTGCTAAACCAAGAAAAAATATTACTTGTTCAAGGCAGTGGTTTTAATTGGCACAAGCCAGATCATCTTAGAATTGTCTTTTTACCTAATAAAATTGATCTAGCCGATGCTATAGCTCGCTTTGCGAACTTCCTCTCTGGCTATCGAAAACAGCTGGCTGGAGCAAAATCCGCTTAA
- a CDS encoding ATP-NAD kinase family protein has product MATTLGDAMFTLGLIVNPFAGLGGPLGMKGSDNLDPAGIKDQDIGRSSARAMRCLERIADKANDKITVFGFAGLMAGQWQGGDNAMLAGLPFCSVGSVDNPYQSTALDTQRAAITLVNKGVDLLLFVGGDGTARDILSAVGTKVPCLGVPAGVKMHSGVYAVSPESAADIVVALIAGGLVALCEQEVRDIDEVAFRAGQVRSAHFGEMLVPSIGGFLQHVKAGGREQEELVLADIADDVVESMSMDTQYLIGPGSTTAAVMLRLGLENTLLGFDAILNNTLIGRDLNALALEKLLDNHQGPVMVIITAIGGQGHILGRGNQQLTPAIIQKIGRENFTVIATKTKISELQGRPLLVDSNDAELDRAWEGYIPVLTGYRDVVMYKVSASGE; this is encoded by the coding sequence ATGGCAACGACACTTGGGGATGCAATGTTTACGTTGGGATTAATTGTGAACCCTTTTGCTGGCCTTGGTGGCCCGCTTGGGATGAAGGGCAGTGACAATCTTGATCCTGCCGGTATTAAAGATCAAGATATTGGCCGATCCAGTGCTCGCGCTATGCGATGTTTAGAGCGTATTGCTGATAAAGCGAATGACAAAATCACTGTCTTCGGGTTTGCGGGGTTAATGGCGGGGCAGTGGCAAGGGGGGGATAACGCCATGCTGGCGGGCCTGCCATTCTGTTCTGTCGGTAGTGTTGATAATCCATATCAATCAACAGCATTGGATACCCAGCGGGCGGCTATTACCCTTGTAAATAAGGGTGTGGATTTGCTTTTGTTCGTCGGTGGTGATGGCACCGCGAGAGACATACTGAGTGCAGTGGGTACAAAGGTGCCATGCTTGGGTGTTCCAGCGGGTGTCAAAATGCACTCAGGGGTTTATGCGGTAAGTCCTGAGAGCGCGGCGGATATAGTTGTTGCGTTGATTGCCGGAGGGCTGGTGGCCTTGTGCGAGCAAGAAGTTAGGGACATAGATGAAGTGGCATTTAGGGCAGGGCAGGTGCGCTCTGCCCATTTTGGCGAGATGCTAGTGCCAAGCATTGGTGGTTTTTTGCAGCATGTAAAGGCTGGAGGTCGTGAGCAAGAGGAGCTAGTACTCGCCGATATTGCCGATGATGTTGTTGAATCGATGAGCATGGATACTCAGTATCTTATCGGTCCTGGTAGCACCACCGCTGCAGTGATGCTGCGATTAGGTCTAGAGAATACCTTATTGGGTTTTGATGCCATTCTAAATAACACATTGATTGGGCGTGATCTCAACGCATTGGCACTAGAGAAATTACTCGACAATCACCAGGGACCGGTAATGGTTATTATTACTGCGATTGGTGGTCAGGGGCACATTCTTGGCCGTGGTAATCAGCAGTTAACGCCAGCGATTATTCAAAAAATCGGCAGGGAAAACTTTACGGTTATTGCGACAAAAACCAAAATTTCCGAGTTACAGGGCCGGCCTTTGCTTGTCGATAGTAATGATGCTGAATTGGACCGAGCTTGGGAAGGGTATATTCCTGTGCTAACAGGGTATCGTGACGTGGTGATGTATAAAGTGAGTGCCAGTGGTGAGTGA
- the queF gene encoding NADPH-dependent 7-cyano-7-deazaguanine reductase QueF (Catalyzes the NADPH-dependent reduction of 7-cyano-7-deazaguanine (preQ0) to 7-aminomethyl-7-deazaguanine (preQ1) in queuosine biosynthesis), whose product MDTDLGHGPLGEKTEYPSQYAPSCLHPISRQQGRELLKISGKKTPTFVGVDIWNAYELSWLTPEGKPCVACAEFRFPADSPNIVESKSFKLYLNSLNQTRIADVETLKDLLVTDLTRAAGARVHVSVVLPSEWPDVYGITTPKGVCLDDLSINPSEYRPSPELLALDGDDVCEERLYSHLLRSRCPVTSQPDWATVEINYRGPKINRQQLLAYIVSFREHDEFHEHCVERMFSDISRCCRPDRLSVYARYTRRGGLDINPWRSSSDAAAPLNSRGARQ is encoded by the coding sequence GTGGATACAGATCTTGGTCACGGGCCTCTTGGTGAGAAAACCGAATATCCTAGTCAGTATGCCCCCTCATGCTTGCATCCAATATCGAGGCAACAGGGAAGGGAGTTACTGAAAATAAGTGGCAAAAAAACGCCTACTTTTGTTGGTGTAGATATTTGGAATGCGTATGAGTTGTCGTGGCTGACCCCTGAAGGGAAGCCTTGTGTGGCATGTGCGGAATTCCGCTTTCCGGCGGATAGCCCTAATATTGTCGAGTCAAAATCCTTTAAGTTGTACTTAAATTCATTGAATCAAACTCGAATTGCTGATGTGGAGACACTGAAAGATCTTTTGGTTACCGATTTAACTAGGGCGGCTGGAGCGAGAGTTCATGTCTCTGTGGTTTTGCCTTCAGAATGGCCTGACGTTTATGGCATTACCACGCCTAAGGGGGTGTGCTTGGACGATTTAAGCATAAACCCATCAGAATATAGGCCGTCACCTGAATTACTTGCACTCGATGGCGATGATGTCTGTGAAGAGCGGCTTTATAGTCATTTACTTCGCTCACGTTGTCCGGTGACGTCTCAGCCTGACTGGGCTACCGTAGAAATTAATTACCGAGGTCCAAAGATAAATAGACAACAATTATTGGCTTATATCGTTTCATTTCGTGAACATGATGAGTTTCACGAACATTGCGTTGAGCGAATGTTTAGTGATATTAGCCGCTGTTGCCGTCCAGATCGATTAAGTGTTTACGCTCGCTATACCCGTAGAGGGGGGCTGGATATTAATCCCTGGCGTAGTTCTAGCGACGCCGCAGCGCCTTTAAATTCTCGTGGTGCTAGGCAGTGA
- the msrB gene encoding peptide-methionine (R)-S-oxide reductase MsrB, translating to MEKVVKTEQQWRELLTDEEYVVCRQKGTERAFSGEYYRYKGEGAYVCRCCGLALFDSSTKYDSGSGWPSFYAPLDQDALGVNRDVSHGMVREEVVCARCDAHLGHVFPDGPDPTGLRYCINSLSLKLTGDVE from the coding sequence GTGGAAAAAGTGGTGAAAACTGAGCAGCAATGGCGGGAACTTCTTACTGATGAGGAATATGTGGTGTGCCGTCAGAAAGGGACTGAGCGCGCATTCAGCGGTGAGTATTACCGTTACAAAGGAGAGGGCGCCTATGTCTGCCGCTGCTGTGGTTTGGCTTTGTTTGATTCAAGCACCAAATATGATTCAGGTTCTGGTTGGCCAAGCTTTTACGCTCCGCTGGATCAAGATGCGCTAGGTGTGAATCGCGATGTTAGCCACGGCATGGTTAGGGAAGAGGTGGTGTGTGCCCGCTGTGATGCCCATTTAGGCCATGTTTTCCCAGATGGCCCTGATCCGACAGGTTTGCGTTACTGTATTAACTCATTGTCATTAAAACTCACTGGAGATGTTGAGTGA
- a CDS encoding ABC transporter ATP-binding protein: MAIALQIKGLRKVYDNGFEALKGVDLEVREGDFFALLGPNGAGKSTTIGIVSSLVKKTAGDVHVFGHSIQTDLAAAKREIGVVPQEFNFSNFESVWDIVVNQAGYYGLNRRLASERAEKYLKKLGLWDKRKVASRMLSGGMKRRLMIARALVHEPRLLILDEPTAGVDIELRRSMWEFLSEINRSGTTIILTTHYLEEAESLCRHIAIIDGGEIVENTSMKTLLTQLQKEVFILDTPNAITPELLVDGFETRYLDEHMFELVLNKGSSLNEVFAALNKQGIVVSSMRNKANRLEELFVSLLSA; encoded by the coding sequence ATGGCAATTGCCCTTCAAATTAAAGGATTGCGTAAGGTTTATGATAATGGCTTTGAGGCCTTGAAAGGGGTTGATTTAGAAGTGCGTGAAGGGGATTTTTTTGCCCTGCTTGGACCAAATGGCGCGGGAAAATCTACCACAATTGGTATTGTTTCTTCTCTGGTTAAAAAGACGGCTGGTGATGTTCATGTATTTGGTCATTCAATTCAAACGGATCTAGCTGCTGCCAAACGAGAGATTGGAGTGGTCCCTCAAGAATTTAATTTTTCTAATTTTGAAAGTGTTTGGGATATTGTGGTTAATCAGGCGGGTTATTATGGCCTGAATAGAAGGTTGGCTAGTGAGCGCGCTGAAAAATACCTTAAGAAGTTAGGCTTGTGGGATAAGCGAAAAGTTGCATCCCGTATGCTGTCTGGTGGAATGAAGCGGCGGTTGATGATCGCCAGAGCACTTGTTCATGAACCCAGGTTGTTGATTCTTGATGAACCTACTGCCGGCGTTGATATAGAGCTACGGCGATCAATGTGGGAGTTTTTGTCGGAAATTAACCGCAGTGGGACAACGATTATATTGACGACTCATTACCTTGAAGAGGCAGAGAGCTTATGTCGTCACATTGCAATCATCGATGGTGGCGAAATTGTTGAAAACACCAGTATGAAGACTTTGCTAACTCAGCTTCAAAAAGAGGTCTTTATTCTCGATACTCCAAATGCAATTACTCCAGAATTGCTAGTTGATGGTTTTGAAACGCGTTATTTAGATGAGCATATGTTCGAGTTGGTGCTTAATAAAGGCAGTTCACTGAATGAGGTTTTTGCGGCGCTCAATAAACAGGGGATCGTCGTAAGCAGTATGCGGAATAAAGCAAACCGATTAGAAGAATTATTTGTATCGCTGCTGTCGGCTTAG
- the trmA gene encoding tRNA (uridine(54)-C5)-methyltransferase TrmA, translating into MSLNTVDVENYPSILRTKAAQVSSIFDDLGLPQATVYPSEPVHYRLRAEFRLWHEGDSAYYAMFDPAAPKIPVRVDEFAIASQAIFKLMPALLKAINANAVLSKRLFQVEFLSTLSGDMLVSLIYHRRLDEQWEDVARTVSNELNIQIIGRSKKQKLVLDRDYVVETLTIDNVDYHYNQYEGGFTQPNGALNATMITWAKQHAGPQQGHDLLELYCGNGNFTIPLSKQFRKVLATEISKTSVKAAHENFLLNNINNIDVLRMSSEEFTQALNKERSFRRLAHIDLDSYTLKTVLVDPPRAGLDDGTRQLISRFDTIIYISCNPQTLHRDLQILTKTHAVKAFALFDQFPYTHHMECGVILEVRG; encoded by the coding sequence ATGAGCTTAAATACCGTCGATGTTGAAAACTATCCCTCTATTTTGCGTACAAAAGCAGCACAAGTAAGCAGCATTTTTGATGACCTAGGGCTCCCCCAAGCAACGGTATATCCATCAGAACCAGTACACTACCGCTTACGAGCAGAGTTCCGCTTATGGCATGAGGGCGACTCCGCGTATTACGCCATGTTCGACCCCGCAGCACCCAAGATACCCGTTCGGGTTGATGAGTTTGCCATTGCATCCCAAGCTATTTTTAAGTTGATGCCAGCCCTACTTAAAGCCATCAATGCCAATGCAGTGTTAAGCAAACGCTTATTTCAAGTTGAATTCCTAAGTACATTAAGCGGCGATATGCTTGTTAGCCTCATTTACCATCGTCGCCTGGATGAGCAATGGGAGGACGTGGCAAGAACAGTTTCAAACGAACTCAATATCCAAATTATTGGTCGCAGTAAAAAACAGAAATTGGTTCTAGATCGAGATTATGTCGTTGAAACTTTAACTATCGACAATGTTGATTACCACTACAATCAATACGAAGGCGGCTTTACACAACCCAATGGCGCACTCAACGCCACAATGATCACCTGGGCAAAGCAACACGCAGGTCCTCAACAGGGCCATGATCTACTGGAGCTGTATTGTGGAAATGGCAATTTTACAATCCCCCTTTCCAAACAATTCAGAAAAGTACTGGCGACAGAAATTTCCAAGACATCAGTCAAGGCCGCCCATGAAAACTTCCTTTTAAACAATATCAACAATATTGATGTCTTAAGAATGTCGAGTGAAGAGTTCACTCAAGCACTGAACAAAGAGCGCAGTTTTCGTCGCCTAGCCCATATAGACTTAGACAGCTATACACTAAAGACTGTGCTCGTTGACCCGCCTCGAGCAGGGCTAGATGATGGTACTCGACAACTTATTTCACGCTTCGACACAATCATTTATATTTCCTGTAATCCGCAAACCTTGCACCGAGATTTGCAAATATTAACCAAAACACATGCCGTTAAGGCCTTCGCTCTGTTCGACCAGTTCCCGTACACTCACCATATGGAATGTGGCGTTATTTTAGAAGTAAGGGGCTGA
- a CDS encoding 4a-hydroxytetrahydrobiopterin dehydratase: protein MTVKLTELEIETALKQLPEWELQEGKLCRVIEFSDFISAFSFMTRVAMRAEKIDHHPEWSNVYKTVSIALTTHDAGGLTAKDLALANAINSESLR, encoded by the coding sequence ATGACGGTAAAACTAACTGAGCTAGAAATTGAAACGGCACTTAAGCAATTACCCGAGTGGGAGCTTCAGGAAGGAAAGCTATGCCGCGTGATTGAATTTAGTGACTTTATTAGTGCCTTTTCATTTATGACGAGAGTCGCCATGCGCGCCGAAAAAATTGATCACCACCCAGAGTGGAGCAATGTCTACAAAACCGTCTCTATTGCTCTAACCACTCACGATGCCGGAGGCTTAACAGCAAAAGACCTTGCACTTGCTAATGCGATAAATTCAGAGTCGCTACGCTAG
- a CDS encoding class I SAM-dependent methyltransferase: MSDFAEFARLSGFSSWDMETARGAQRLFHGRGQCYAGFEFFTVDYYEPVLWIVLYKEPGQEFWQDFCAALENRFKNHCTAAVVQRRYEKPASATILWGLVPEKMAAIEGDCRFKLELANNQNIGYFMDMEPTRRWLSKRASGARVLNLFSYTCAFSVAAEQAGAVSIVNIDTSKSALARGRENHNLNPSSQPAVVKFLSHDILKSWGRLKKLGPYDIVICDPPSRQVGSFDAVRDYKKLVRQFPALLPLGGDVLVCLNAPYLGQGFLEETMQTYCPSATFIARIAGREDFPELNLDAALKVLHYRL, translated from the coding sequence GTGAGTGACTTTGCAGAGTTTGCCCGCTTAAGTGGTTTTTCATCTTGGGATATGGAGACAGCTCGCGGTGCTCAGCGATTATTTCATGGGCGGGGGCAATGCTATGCTGGTTTTGAGTTTTTTACGGTAGATTATTATGAGCCGGTACTTTGGATTGTACTTTATAAAGAGCCTGGGCAAGAATTTTGGCAGGACTTTTGCGCTGCATTAGAAAATCGATTTAAAAACCATTGTACAGCTGCTGTGGTGCAGAGACGGTATGAAAAACCTGCTTCAGCGACGATTTTATGGGGGCTTGTACCTGAAAAGATGGCCGCAATAGAGGGGGATTGTCGGTTTAAGTTGGAGCTCGCCAATAATCAAAATATTGGTTATTTCATGGATATGGAGCCAACGCGGAGATGGTTGTCAAAGCGAGCCAGTGGCGCTCGAGTCCTTAATTTGTTCTCGTATACCTGTGCTTTTTCGGTTGCCGCAGAACAGGCTGGGGCAGTATCCATAGTCAATATTGATACCAGCAAGTCGGCATTGGCGAGGGGGCGTGAAAATCATAACTTAAACCCGAGCTCTCAGCCGGCAGTGGTGAAATTTTTAAGTCACGATATATTAAAGTCGTGGGGGAGATTAAAAAAACTGGGGCCCTACGATATTGTGATTTGCGATCCGCCATCACGCCAGGTAGGCAGTTTTGACGCCGTCAGGGATTATAAAAAGCTGGTCCGTCAGTTCCCTGCATTACTGCCTTTGGGTGGCGATGTTTTGGTTTGTCTTAACGCACCGTATCTCGGTCAGGGTTTTCTGGAGGAAACTATGCAAACCTATTGTCCTTCTGCGACGTTTATAGCGCGTATAGCCGGTCGCGAGGACTTTCCTGAGCTTAATTTAGATGCGGCGTTAAAGGTGTTGCATTACCGTCTGTGA